A region of the Polaribacter sp. L3A8 genome:
TTTTTCCATTCCCTTTTTTTATTCTCAATAGAAAGCGTAGTTGTACCAATAGGCGTAATAAAATAAATAAAAGGTATTTTTTTTAACCACTTACCAATAGATAACCTTAGTTTAAAAGGAATTATTTTTTGTATAGAAAAAGTAAAGGTTCCTCCTTTTACATTTCTTAAAACACAAGGTAAACAGTTGCTATCTGATGCCTTAACATTACATATTTTATCTTTAGAATTTAATAATGCTCCTGCAGGACAAATTAAACCACCATGATGTGCTGTAACAATACAAGGAATTTTTAATGATTTACATGCCAAAGAAAAAGGTTCTTTAAAACCATGGACATGTACAATAGATGGATTAATTTTTGTTATAAGTTTTTTTACCCCCATTAAACCATCTTCCAACATTTTGTCTGTAAAAGTATATACTGGTTTCTCTTGATAGTAACTTACTACTTTTGCATCAGTACCAGGTGTTGCAATAGATACATCTAAATTTTGTGCAATCATTTCATTAACAATATTCTTTACGTAGACTTGACCACCACCATAATTAGAGTGAAAATAGGATGCCGTAACTATTAATATTTTTAAGGATGCTTTATCTTTCATCTGCCTTTTGATTCTTTATTATTTTAGCAGGAACACCAACAATAGTTATATTCGATTGCGAAAAAGATTTTGTTACAACTGTATTTGCACCAATTGCAACATCATTACCTATTATTATATTACCAAATAATTTTGCCCCCGGACCAATATATACATTATCTCCAAGAGTAGGAACGCCTCCATTATTAACACCAATATTAACCCCAGTTTGTATTACACAATTAGCTCCTATTTTTACAAAAGGATGAATTACTATTGTTCCGTAATGTGGTATTCTTACACCTGGTCCAAAAACATTTGGTGGTATAGAAAAGCCTAATTTATAGCTAAGTTTTTTGTATTTAACTAAATAATACTTTCTTTTTATTCTAGATAATATATCCTTTTTATTTGCATTTAAATAATACTCATAATGTCTTAAATACTTAATAAATAACCATAATAAATTAGGAGTAAATATTGTTAAAAACCTTTCGTAACCATTTAAAATAACAATATCATTAGCTTTAGCATCTTGGTTAAGAAAGTATTTAAGATTAGCCTTATTTTTAAGCATTCTTCTTTTTAATATTTAATAATTCTTTTATTTCATTAATTATTAGAATAAAATCATTCTTCATAAATAAAAAATAAAAAGCTAAAAACACACCTAAAAAAGTAGTTGTAAATATTATAAGATCTAACAGCAAAATTTGCAAGTAAAAATAACTCTTTAGCGTAAGAACAATTGCTAACGAAATTAAATAAATGGCTATGTTTTTAATAGAAATAAAATAGAGTTGGTTTTTAAAATTTATTTTTTTTGAAATTATAATTAAACCTGTAATAAAAACAAGAATTTGAGCACAAACAAAACCTATTAAATAACTATTTAAGTTTGCATAAAATAAGAAACCAAAATTTGCAAAAAACAACACTTTATTAAATATGTTAATCTTTAGATACAAACCAGATAATCCTTTGCTTAATAAAATATTATAAAACAAATTAAAAATCTGTGGAGCAAAAGCTCCAAATATAATTATTTGAAATAGTATAACAGAAGGTTCCCATTTTTCTGAAAATAACAGTACAATAATTTCATGTGCTCCCACCAATAGTAAACCACAGGCTAAAAAAGATATAAATGATATAAGTTTAAAAAGTTTTAAAACAGTAGTTTTATAAAAAATTGGTTCATTTTTAATTGAACTTAAACTAGGTAATAATATATTAGACAAAGTAGTTGCTGTATATCTAAATGAAAAATTTTCTAAAGACTTTGACCTATAATAATAACCTAAAGTTACAGGATTTAAAATTTTTCCTATTATCAAAGAATCTAAATTGATAAAAATTGTATCTAGAATTCCTGTTAAAAAAATTTTGGAACTAAAACCCCATAATTCTTTTACTGCTGTAATACTAAAAACTAATTTAAATCTAAATTTACTTAAAAAATAAATTAAAGTATTATTAAGTATTTCAGAAATTAATATTTGTGTAACTAAACTCCATATACCAAAACCATTATAAGCCATAAATACCGCAATAAAACCACTAATAAAAGCAGATATAAGACTTGTAATAGACATTAATTTAAAATTCATTGCTCTTCTTAAATAAGCTCTTGTTACATTACCAAAAGAATTTATTACAAAACTTAAAGACATAACTTTAATTAAGTCTGTTAACACCTCTTTTTCATAAAAGTTTGCAACAAAAGGAGCTGCTAAAAAAACGAGTCCTGCTAAAAAAAAACCCATAATTACATTCATAAAAAAAACTGAAGCATAATGTTCTTCAGTTACTTTACTTCGTTGTACCAACGCTGTGCTAAATCCAAAATCTAAAAACACATTTGCTAGATTTATAAAAACTGTAATTATAGCTAACAATCCAAAATCTTCTGGCAATAAAATTCTTGCCAAAATAATTGAAACAAAAAAGCCAACACCTTGCAATCCTAACTTACCAACAAAATCCCAAATAAGACCTGTTAAACTTTTTTTCTTTAAACTTGTCATTCTTTTTTTTTAGTACTTTTTACTATAAAGTTTAAATACATTTATGTAGAAGTACTTTTATCTTTTCTTTTAAAAAGACTTAATAATATCAATTAAACCACTAAAAAAATCAACTTATTTTTATCTTTAATTTAAGAAAAAAATAGATAAATTCTGTCCTCTTTACTAATTTCTGCAATTAGTAAATTCAGTAAAAATCTAGACATAACTTTTTTTTACTTAAAAAAATTCTCTTTAAGTAAACATTACAAATTGTACTACAGCAATTAGAGTAACCCCAATAGTAAAAACTAATACAACTCTTAACGTTTTTTTAAATAAACTCATAACAATATGTTTTATTAAATAAAAACTATTTTATTTATCACCAACATAATAAACTTAAACTAAACTGTTTGCAAGCATTTTAAAGGCAACGTTACTTCTACACAACTACCTAAAGTTTCCATAACAATAATTACCTTATTTTTACCTGCTTTATCTTGGTAAACCCCATATAAACCTTTAAAAGGGCCTTCTGCAACCGTAACTTTTGCCCCTTTAACAACATGAACGGGTATAGAACGGATAGTTGTTTTAAAATGACTGTTTGTAGACAATATTCTTAAATTTTCAATTTCAGAATCTTTAACAACCGCATAATTTCCTAAATATTTTAAAATATTAATAACCCCAGGTATTGAATAGATCTGTCCCAAATTTTTACAGGTTGATTTTACAAATACATAAGAATTTATTAATGGTACTTTCATTCTTTTTTTCCGGTCACTCCATTTTTTTTCTACCGTTTGTAATGGTAAAAAAGTATCAAATCCAGCAGCAGAAAGTCTTTCCTCTACTTTTTTTTCAGTTTTAGGTCTTGTATAAACAGCAAACCACTTTACTTCTTCTTTTCTTTTTTTTAATGTATTCACGCTATTTTATTCTTATTATCTCCATTTATATAATTCTATTAAATACTATTGATACAAGTACTTAGAAATCTTTAGGGGAAAATTTGCATATACGAATACATCCTTCAATTAGGAGTATATACAATAGTATAAAATTGGGGTATTTATCTGGGGGTATTTTATGGCTTCGCCATCGAAAATCACACTTAAAGTAGTAAATTTTAAAATTTAACACTTAAAATACGATAACGTAATTGATACTTAAAAAAATCTTCTAAACGTATAAAAAATAATTACGGGAGGAATATCTTCTTTTACCAAGGTAAATTGAAGTTGAAATTATTTTTATTTTATACTCGGCTAATTTATAATTTTTTGATTGTCCTACAAGTTTAATTACAAAAAAAATTAGTATTTTTATTAATACAACAATAGGCTCATAAAATTTCATTTTTATGACAATTTTGACACTTTTACAAACTTGCTTTTTACGAGTTTTATATAAAATACTACTTCTGTTCTCTAAAATAAGCCATTATATCATATAATGGTCTACGTGGTATTAAGTGAGTATTATTTTAATACCCATTAAGATAAAAACAATTCCGCTTATCTTATTTAAGTATCTATTAAAATTAGGGTTGTTTTTAATTTTATCTGTAAAAGTAGTTGCAAAAAAGGTTAAACCTAAATACCAAACGGTACCAATAAGCGCAAAAGTGATACCTAATAATATAAAAGGAACTGGATTTTCTATTTGATCTGGTGCAATAAACTGGGGAAAGAACGCTAAAAAGAATAATGCAACTTTAGGGTTTAACGTGTTAGTTAAAAATCCTGACCAAAAATCGCTTTTTACTTTTTTATTTTTTGATGTATTATTCGTAATATTTAAAACTTCTTTATTGTTCTTAAGCTTTAAAAATCCTAAATAAATTAAGTAAACAAACCCAATATATTTAATTGCTGTAAAAGCAACATCAGATTTAGACAATAATACAGACAAACCTAAAGCAGCAAATACAGTATGCGCTAAAACACCTGTATTTATTCCGAATGCAGCTTGTACGCCAGATTTTCTTCCTTGTACAATCGATTTATTTAACACAAATACGGTATCAATTCCGGGTGTCATTACAAAAACCAATGCAGTCAACATAAAAGTTATAAAATTCTCAATTCCCATCTTTATCGTCTTTTAAATAATTGAAATAAAACTGACTACAAAGAAACTATTATGTTAGCATCTTAAAAATACTTATTTTTGATTGATTAATGCAAAAAACGCATTAAACTATGACGATTCAACAAATAAAATATTTTTTAACCTTATCTAATGAACTTCATTTTTGGAAAACTTCCGAGAAGATGTTTATTTCTCAATCATCATTAAGCAGACAAATTCAGGCTTTAGAAAACGAACTAGGAATTCAGCTTTTTGAAAGAGATAAAAGAAATGTAAAGCTAACAGATGCAGGTAAATTTCTACAAAAAAAATGGACTACAACCATAAAAGAACTTGACCAAGTTCATAGACAAGCAAAAAAAATTGATGAAGGAGTAGCTGGTTTTGTTTCTATCAGTTATCCTGGTTCTATTGCTTTTAAATTTCTACCAAATTTCCTTGAAATTATCAATTCTAATTTACCCGATTTAAAATTAGAATTGATAGAGCCCACAGACAAAACACACGAAAAACTATTATTAAATTACGATACGGATATTGCTTTTAGTAGAGATTCCATCAAAAACATAAACATTAGTACACATAAATTATCATCAGAACCCATCTGTTTGGTGGTTCCTAAAAACCATTGGCTAACTAAAGAATCTTTAGATAATTTAAAGGAATTAAAAGACGAGAAATTTATTATTGCTGGCTTGCATCAAACAACGTTTTTTGCGTCACTTTTAAGAAATTTTTTCGACACCTACGGTTTTGAACCTAAAACGATTATTGAGTCTGATTTTGGAGGAATGATTTTAAACCTAGTTTCTCGTGGATTGGGAATTTCTATTTTACCACTATCTTACAAACATGGCGAGTTTCAAAATGTTCGGTTTATTGAGCTACATGAAAAAATAGACTTATTTGTCAATTGGAGAAAAAATGATCCTAATAAAACAATAAATACAATTATTGATCTTACAAAATCAATAGAAGAATAAAACCTAAAATGTCCGTT
Encoded here:
- a CDS encoding serine O-acetyltransferase — protein: MLKNKANLKYFLNQDAKANDIVILNGYERFLTIFTPNLLWLFIKYLRHYEYYLNANKKDILSRIKRKYYLVKYKKLSYKLGFSIPPNVFGPGVRIPHYGTIVIHPFVKIGANCVIQTGVNIGVNNGGVPTLGDNVYIGPGAKLFGNIIIGNDVAIGANTVVTKSFSQSNITIVGVPAKIIKNQKADER
- a CDS encoding lipopolysaccharide biosynthesis protein; the encoded protein is MTSLKKKSLTGLIWDFVGKLGLQGVGFFVSIILARILLPEDFGLLAIITVFINLANVFLDFGFSTALVQRSKVTEEHYASVFFMNVIMGFFLAGLVFLAAPFVANFYEKEVLTDLIKVMSLSFVINSFGNVTRAYLRRAMNFKLMSITSLISAFISGFIAVFMAYNGFGIWSLVTQILISEILNNTLIYFLSKFRFKLVFSITAVKELWGFSSKIFLTGILDTIFINLDSLIIGKILNPVTLGYYYRSKSLENFSFRYTATTLSNILLPSLSSIKNEPIFYKTTVLKLFKLISFISFLACGLLLVGAHEIIVLLFSEKWEPSVILFQIIIFGAFAPQIFNLFYNILLSKGLSGLYLKINIFNKVLFFANFGFLFYANLNSYLIGFVCAQILVFITGLIIISKKINFKNQLYFISIKNIAIYLISLAIVLTLKSYFYLQILLLDLIIFTTTFLGVFLAFYFLFMKNDFILIINEIKELLNIKKKNA
- a CDS encoding UpxY family transcription antiterminator; protein product: MNTLKKRKEEVKWFAVYTRPKTEKKVEERLSAAGFDTFLPLQTVEKKWSDRKKRMKVPLINSYVFVKSTCKNLGQIYSIPGVINILKYLGNYAVVKDSEIENLRILSTNSHFKTTIRSIPVHVVKGAKVTVAEGPFKGLYGVYQDKAGKNKVIIVMETLGSCVEVTLPLKCLQTV
- a CDS encoding LysE family translocator; translated protein: MGIENFITFMLTALVFVMTPGIDTVFVLNKSIVQGRKSGVQAAFGINTGVLAHTVFAALGLSVLLSKSDVAFTAIKYIGFVYLIYLGFLKLKNNKEVLNITNNTSKNKKVKSDFWSGFLTNTLNPKVALFFLAFFPQFIAPDQIENPVPFILLGITFALIGTVWYLGLTFFATTFTDKIKNNPNFNRYLNKISGIVFILMGIKIILT
- a CDS encoding LysR substrate-binding domain-containing protein; the protein is MTIQQIKYFLTLSNELHFWKTSEKMFISQSSLSRQIQALENELGIQLFERDKRNVKLTDAGKFLQKKWTTTIKELDQVHRQAKKIDEGVAGFVSISYPGSIAFKFLPNFLEIINSNLPDLKLELIEPTDKTHEKLLLNYDTDIAFSRDSIKNINISTHKLSSEPICLVVPKNHWLTKESLDNLKELKDEKFIIAGLHQTTFFASLLRNFFDTYGFEPKTIIESDFGGMILNLVSRGLGISILPLSYKHGEFQNVRFIELHEKIDLFVNWRKNDPNKTINTIIDLTKSIEE